The following proteins are co-located in the Solanum pennellii chromosome 1, SPENNV200 genome:
- the LOC107020260 gene encoding uncharacterized protein LOC107020260: MRQWIWLELLKDYDVTILYHRGKANVVADALSRKTPSMGSLAALSIEERPLISEESDGMIACIEARSSLVEQIRAHQFDDEKLCLIQDKVLRGEAKVAVLDSYGVLRIGGRICVPRKGDSIRLILMEAHSSRYSIHPGAAKMYHDLSQHYW, translated from the exons ATGAGGCAATGGATATGGCTTGAgttgctgaaggactatgatgttACCATTCTGTATCATCGAGGAAAGGCCAATGTTGTGGCTGATGCTCTGAGTAGGAAGACTCCTAGCATGGGGAGTCTTGCAGCGCTTAGTATTGAGGAGAGACCATTG ATTTCAGAAGAGAGTGATGGGATGATTGCTTGTATTGAGGCTCGGTCTTCTTTAGTCGAGCAAATCCGTGCACACCAGTTTGACgatgaaaaattatgtctcATTCAAGACAAAGTATTGAGAGGGGAAGCTAAGGTGGCTGTCCTTGATTCTTATGGTGTCTTGCGGATCGGAGGCAGAATTTGTGTGCCCAGGAAAGGCGATTCGATTAGATTGATTCTTATGGAGGCCCATTCTTCTcggtattccattcatccgggagcggcgaagatgtatcatgatctgagtCAGCATTACTGGTAG